The Manis javanica isolate MJ-LG chromosome 13, MJ_LKY, whole genome shotgun sequence region AATACTACCTAATATAAGAAAAAGTGCAGAAGATGATGGATATCAAGTAAGGACAGTGTTTCATGCTGGGAAGGAAAGGAACCCAAATTGTACAAACCTGACATGGGGACTTCCTGTACCtcttatttaatgcaatgaaaatacCTCTAGGAAGAATGGGGAACAGCGTGAATTGGCTAATGTTGGCTGAGGTTGTACAGTCCTTCACTGCTAGTCTCTGTACTTTTTAATGCTTGAAAAATCCATCATAAGAAGAAACATGCCAatgtaaaacatatttaaaatgtttgcatGCTGTAGACGTTTTAGCAAACAATTGAATCTATTGTAGGTTTTCATTGCCTGTATTGATCATGTATCCAGTTTATTTTAGCATAAAACTCATTTTCATTGCCTTTTGTAAGTGACATGTGAATGATATTTCCTTCCTTGACCAAGACTCCTTATCATTAGGAGTTCTCAAAATCCAAACAAGAACACCGGGCTTCTTTCTCAACAGCTAAAGAGTTTTCCCCATCCACACAGCAAGTGCAGGGGCCTGGATTAAATTCAGTCTCAGAGTCTATAGATTATACCAGACAAAGCGGTCCTCTGATGGCAACTTGGGTCCTCGGGAGTTGGTAGACCTTGAGTGACCAGGACATGCTGTTAGATGCCAGGCTCTGGTGCTTCGTCTTCCCAGGACAAATTATCATTATTTGTATCAGTCTTTCAGATTCTTATGCATTTCATGCTTCCCTATCAGctggttttttaaattatatgtcaTCTCGTTCATTAAGTTATCAAGTTCCTCAAGATGAGACCAATTTTGTAATTTCACTCTTATATTTCTGATTGAAGGTGTGAAATATTCTGAGGGAATAAAGCCATGTGATCTGTATTCCACACCCGTAACTCACCACAGTGTGTCAGACAGTCATTGTCAATACAATTTTGTGCTGCTTATGTGAGAGGAGGGTagacaggaagggagagagaagggagagaggaaggatggagggagaTACAAGAGGAGGAAATGGTTCCTGGAGTCCCTGGGGTCCATGGTACGGATGAGCATGTTTCTAGCACAGCAGTTCTCAGACGTCAGTGcatatcagcatcacctggagggcttgtttaGATAGGTTGCTGGGCACCTGCCCTGGGAAGCATCATCAGTAAGATGGAGCGGGACCCAAGTACCGGCATCGCTAACAAGTTCCCACGTGGAGCGACTGCCTGTCCATCAaccattcatttcatttcattggtGACCAATATTTCTGTAGATTCTTCATCAACATGGAACCCAGAAATCACACAGATGTTTCAGGATTCCTCCTCCTCACATTGACAGAGGATCCAGAGCTACAGCCCCTCCTCTTGGGGCTGTTCCTGTCCGTGTACCTGGTCACCGtcctggggaacctgctcatcatcctggccGTCAACTCTGACGCCCACctgcacacccccatgtacttcctcCTCTCCAGCCTGTCCCTGGCTGACATCGGTTTAAGCACCACCACCGTCCCCAAGATGCTGGTGAACATCCAAGCGCAGAATCAGCACATCAGTTACACTGGCTGCATCACCCAGCTCTGTTTTATCCTGTTTTTCATTGGTTTTGAAAACTGTCTCCTTGCagcaatggcctatgaccgctacgtggccatctgtcaCCCTCTGATGTACACAGTCATCATGACCCCCCGGCTCTGTGTTCTGCTcattctgctctctctgctctttaGTGCTGGGGATGCTCTGCTCCACAGTCTGCTGGTGCTGCGGCTGTCCTTCTGCAGGGACCGGGAAATCCCCCACTTCTTCTGTGAATTTGATCAGGTCATTAAGCTGACCTGCTCTGATACCTTCCTCAATAACTTCCTGATATTTTTTGTGGTTGGCCTAATTGGGGGTGTAACTATCTTCGGGATCATTTTTTCTTATGGTCAAATTGTCTCTTCTATTTTGCAAATGTCAAAAACAGGGGGAAAGTataaagccttttccacctgcGGTTCTCACCTCTCAGTTGTCTCCTTGTTCTATGGGACAGGTTTTGGGGTGTACATTAGTTCTGCAGTTACCGACTCTTCCAGGAGGACTGCCGTGGCTTCAATGATGTACACTGTGGTCCCACAaatgctgaaccccttcatctacagcctaAGGAACAGGGACATGAAGGGGGCCTTTCGAAAATTCATCAGGAGGATACCTCTCCTTTAGTGAATTTGTCAT contains the following coding sequences:
- the LOC108399735 gene encoding olfactory receptor 7G2-like, giving the protein MEPRNHTDVSGFLLLTLTEDPELQPLLLGLFLSVYLVTVLGNLLIILAVNSDAHLHTPMYFLLSSLSLADIGLSTTTVPKMLVNIQAQNQHISYTGCITQLCFILFFIGFENCLLAAMAYDRYVAICHPLMYTVIMTPRLCVLLILLSLLFSAGDALLHSLLVLRLSFCRDREIPHFFCEFDQVIKLTCSDTFLNNFLIFFVVGLIGGVTIFGIIFSYGQIVSSILQMSKTGGKYKAFSTCGSHLSVVSLFYGTGFGVYISSAVTDSSRRTAVASMMYTVVPQMLNPFIYSLRNRDMKGAFRKFIRRIPLL